Proteins encoded within one genomic window of Bradyrhizobium sp. CB1717:
- a CDS encoding acyl-CoA thioesterase: MEREATYRGTVYPWQCDHVGHMNIMWYVGKFDEANWNLFARLGLTPSYLRSSGRGMAAVQQNIAYKRELLAGDIVEIHSHLLEVRDKSIRFRHDMRNAETREIAATCEITGVHMDRQLRKSAPFADAIREAASRHLVEPAEV; the protein is encoded by the coding sequence ATGGAGCGGGAGGCGACCTATCGCGGCACGGTTTATCCGTGGCAATGCGACCATGTCGGCCACATGAACATCATGTGGTATGTCGGCAAATTCGACGAGGCCAATTGGAATCTGTTCGCCCGTCTCGGGCTGACGCCGAGTTACCTGCGCAGCTCCGGGCGCGGCATGGCCGCGGTCCAGCAGAACATCGCCTACAAGCGCGAGCTGCTCGCCGGCGACATCGTCGAGATCCACAGCCACCTGCTCGAGGTTCGCGACAAGTCGATCCGCTTCCGGCACGACATGCGCAATGCCGAGACCCGGGAAATCGCCGCGACCTGCGAGATCACCGGCGTGCATATGGACCGTCAGCTCCGCAAGTCCGCGCCGTTCGCCGATGCCATCCGCGAAGCTGCCTCGAGGCATCTCGTCGAACCGGCCGAGGTGTGA
- a CDS encoding TetR/AcrR family transcriptional regulator, giving the protein MSDGKGDVWVEAGFAELARSGVEGVRVEVLAKNLGVTKGGFYRRFADRAALLETMLGRWREGRAASIAQQTSLDGEAPRERLKAVIQLYSERLNPEGMAIELAIRQWARSDENAAAAVASVDAARLKHVAELYRATGLEAEEAEAQAFLFYCFIFGQSLLFVERGPRKRSQLVAKSAEKLLD; this is encoded by the coding sequence ATGAGTGACGGCAAGGGCGATGTCTGGGTCGAGGCGGGGTTCGCCGAGCTCGCCCGCTCGGGGGTCGAGGGTGTCAGGGTCGAGGTGCTCGCCAAGAATCTCGGCGTCACCAAGGGTGGCTTCTACCGCCGTTTCGCCGACCGCGCCGCGCTGCTCGAGACCATGCTGGGACGCTGGCGCGAGGGGCGCGCGGCGTCGATCGCGCAGCAGACGAGCCTCGACGGCGAGGCGCCCCGCGAACGGCTGAAGGCGGTGATCCAGCTCTATTCGGAGCGGCTCAATCCGGAAGGCATGGCGATCGAGCTCGCGATCCGGCAATGGGCCCGCTCGGACGAGAACGCCGCGGCCGCGGTCGCGAGCGTGGATGCCGCGCGGCTCAAGCACGTTGCCGAGCTCTATCGCGCGACCGGCTTAGAGGCCGAGGAAGCCGAGGCGCAGGCCTTCCTGTTCTATTGCTTCATCTTCGGCCAGAGCCTGCTGTTCGTCGAGCGCGGCCCGCGCAAGCGTTCGCAGCTCGTGGCGAAGTCGGCCGAGAAGCTGTTGGACTAG
- a CDS encoding PsiF family protein produces the protein MTLASRLAATVLVSLLASGAAFAQTAAPAAKTDAAATADKKAAPKERSAESLECSKQADAKALKGKERKKFRRECMKEAKAGTAAPAADKK, from the coding sequence ATGACCCTCGCCTCTCGCCTCGCCGCCACCGTCCTCGTCTCCCTGCTCGCCTCGGGCGCCGCGTTCGCGCAGACCGCCGCGCCGGCCGCCAAGACCGATGCCGCTGCCACCGCCGACAAGAAGGCGGCTCCCAAGGAGCGCTCGGCCGAGTCGCTCGAATGCTCCAAGCAGGCGGATGCCAAGGCCCTGAAGGGCAAGGAGCGCAAGAAATTCCGCCGCGAGTGCATGAAGGAAGCGAAGGCCGGCACCGCCGCCCCTGCCGCCGACAAGAAGTAG
- a CDS encoding AbrB family transcriptional regulator has protein sequence MKQITASLPFEWPSRAKILSTVETLAIGTAGGLVFLFANLPGGMISGSMIAVGIAAIAGRQLTLPPILTQTVLVLLGISLGSVVSRHLIQQVSAYPLTIGLLALATFCSTFGSSYYLQRIHGWDRTSAFLAGSPGALSQITILAVERGADLPGIAVVQTMRVIILTAALPMVLAFAGVAPSAAPSLTTTIASPLGLLELVAASLAAALLLRLVKFPASWMFGAMIGSSVLHGAGWVEGGLPDWGRGVALVGIGALIGSRFARMRIKTLAGHINAALGSFTVAIAVSAIFVGIVALTTQVKFSDVVVAFAPGAMDAMLALALTLHIDPIFVGAHHLSRFVFVTIATPGIVHLFGRTQDDVDD, from the coding sequence GTGAAGCAAATCACCGCCTCCCTGCCGTTCGAATGGCCGAGCCGTGCCAAGATCCTGAGCACGGTGGAGACGCTCGCCATCGGCACCGCCGGCGGTCTCGTATTTCTCTTCGCCAATCTTCCCGGCGGCATGATCTCGGGCTCGATGATCGCGGTCGGCATCGCCGCGATCGCCGGCCGCCAGCTGACGCTGCCGCCGATCCTGACCCAGACCGTGCTGGTGCTGCTCGGCATCTCGCTGGGCTCCGTGGTCTCGCGCCATCTGATCCAGCAGGTCAGCGCCTATCCCCTCACGATCGGGCTGCTCGCGCTCGCCACCTTCTGCTCGACCTTCGGCTCGAGCTATTACCTGCAGCGCATCCACGGCTGGGACCGCACCTCCGCCTTCCTCGCCGGCAGTCCCGGCGCGCTGTCGCAGATCACGATCTTGGCCGTCGAGCGGGGCGCCGACCTGCCGGGCATCGCGGTGGTGCAGACCATGCGCGTCATCATCCTCACCGCCGCGCTCCCGATGGTGCTGGCATTCGCGGGCGTGGCGCCTTCGGCCGCGCCGTCGCTGACGACGACGATCGCCTCGCCGCTCGGCCTCCTGGAGCTGGTCGCGGCCTCCCTGGCTGCGGCGCTCCTGCTGCGGCTGGTCAAGTTTCCGGCGAGCTGGATGTTCGGCGCGATGATCGGCTCCAGCGTGCTGCATGGCGCGGGCTGGGTCGAGGGCGGCCTGCCGGATTGGGGGCGCGGCGTGGCCCTGGTCGGCATCGGCGCGCTGATCGGCAGCCGCTTTGCGCGGATGCGGATCAAGACGCTGGCCGGCCACATCAACGCGGCGCTGGGCTCGTTCACCGTAGCCATCGCCGTCTCCGCGATCTTCGTCGGCATCGTCGCGCTCACCACGCAGGTGAAGTTCTCCGACGTCGTCGTCGCCTTCGCGCCGGGGGCCATGGACGCGATGCTGGCGCTGGCGCTGACACTGCACATCGACCCGATCTTCGTCGGCGCCCATCACCTGTCGCGTTTCGTGTTCGTGACGATCGCAACGCCGGGCATCGTGCACCTGTTCGGGCGCACGCAGGACGACGTGGATGATTGA
- a CDS encoding disulfide bond formation protein B, with amino-acid sequence MTTQSAAIPAFKLAATSPALAASLAVTVIAAATIAGAWFFQLVLEIVPCPLCLEQRYAYYLAIPVGALTALAARAGAPRSLLLAGLAILALATLANAGLGTYHSGVEWGFWKGPTDCSGPVVNLGSAADLLSKLDTVKVVRCDEVQWRFLGLSLAGYNVLISLLMAAIAAWGFVRTAKRA; translated from the coding sequence GTGACGACCCAGAGTGCCGCAATACCCGCGTTCAAGCTGGCGGCCACGAGCCCCGCGCTGGCCGCCTCGCTTGCGGTCACCGTGATCGCGGCGGCCACGATCGCAGGCGCCTGGTTCTTCCAGCTCGTGCTGGAAATCGTGCCCTGTCCGCTGTGCCTGGAGCAGCGCTACGCTTACTATCTGGCGATCCCGGTCGGCGCTCTCACGGCGCTTGCGGCACGCGCCGGCGCGCCGCGGTCGCTGTTGCTCGCAGGACTTGCGATCCTCGCGCTGGCGACCCTCGCCAATGCCGGCCTCGGCACCTATCACTCCGGCGTCGAATGGGGTTTCTGGAAGGGCCCGACCGATTGCTCCGGTCCCGTCGTCAATCTCGGCAGCGCCGCTGATCTGCTGTCGAAGCTCGACACGGTGAAGGTGGTCCGCTGCGACGAGGTGCAGTGGCGCTTCCTCGGTCTCTCGCTCGCCGGCTACAACGTGCTGATCTCGCTCCTGATGGCCGCGATCGCCGCGTGGGGATTTGTGCGGACGGCGAAGCGGGCATAA
- a CDS encoding SRPBCC domain-containing protein has translation MTFKTVTESIRIAAEPGRVWDALTDPQAGDRWRNAHFKTGWRVGDPFEIEAVIGTKRYRDKGRLIAVEPPALLRYAYWSRVSGLPDHPESWSTITMTLRTDGEVTILTVDQQVPPSPPRSGPGWETGEDTGWKHAAFYWRSALAMLKRTVEK, from the coding sequence ATGACCTTCAAGACGGTGACTGAATCGATCCGGATCGCGGCGGAGCCGGGACGCGTATGGGACGCGCTCACCGATCCCCAGGCCGGGGACAGATGGCGCAACGCCCATTTCAAGACGGGGTGGCGCGTCGGAGATCCGTTCGAGATCGAGGCCGTAATCGGGACAAAGCGCTACCGCGACAAGGGCCGCCTCATTGCGGTCGAGCCGCCCGCATTGCTTCGCTACGCCTATTGGTCGCGCGTCTCCGGCCTGCCGGATCACCCTGAATCCTGGTCGACGATCACCATGACGCTCCGCACCGACGGCGAGGTGACGATCCTGACGGTCGACCAGCAGGTGCCGCCCTCGCCTCCGCGCTCCGGACCGGGCTGGGAGACCGGCGAGGACACGGGCTGGAAGCACGCCGCCTTCTACTGGCGCAGCGCGCTCGCAATGCTGAAGCGCACCGTCGAGAAATAG
- a CDS encoding DUF2235 domain-containing protein: MSHGAPNIDSARPEHPHRDRNAGGTTDAAPAKRKLVLFADGTGNAFTTQESSVWRLYEALDHTQPDQISHYIKGVGTAGWAPLAALDGATGFGVPSNVRKLYRFLCWNWRPGDEIYIFGFSRGAFTARTLASMIASQGLVPAEIKGIPVSHEEMERNAMAAWREYRRDTVPWKKSLPTIWITRLIRDALLYLYHSICGHRSYADVRAAMYGREDIDIEFLGLFDTVEAFGVPVEELRVAIDWAIWPISFRNHRPSRKVKHICHALALDDERTTFHPLRIDQSHLAAGQTVEEVWFAGVHSDVGGGYPESTLSFVPLVWMADRLSGRLRFQHGEIEHFEDYQSAIGPMHDSRSGAAVLYRYGPRPVLAGEVNGGLPVVHFAVIERMLFGCDAYAPIMLPADSLVLMPDGRKLNLMADATREDMKQAYLAKAQGPRRETEAEAFTLMNVPSPEMARLTRDTVWWRRVAYFSLLFMVGVIAVWPWAARSLIVVSKDHGLQGTLFLRIAATIDWLVGGVLGPLANLVRNVLPSYAAPWLDIALYYPFATSLVLILTYVIWRRNTVLRDAIQERARLAWSEPRRMASRQQHVDDPGLLLGFARWMRLNAGPARWLFARLVLPAIFLFIIFYSALLIGSTSVFTARTATGNICAASGRDPGKPVSDEPTDARGRFATSEFCWWSGLAVEKGRKYRVWIQIEDPWFDRTIMSGTNGFKTYFVRHYLALPTLRLFGADWFQPVVRIGAKGMSDIPLEAVNVMPADELPRRMNPTVPAEDDADKSKGRYPIRLDDTEEYKALPNDNPLKLAVGKLADFEPVPKDPAARTIWEGQHLSGRLVAEFVAPDAGDLFFYVNDAVQIYPTLLPAGLRPAKLDAIQGPYDQFYKNNAGTARIVVQRLPGPPTPTDEPALAKQ; the protein is encoded by the coding sequence ATGTCACATGGCGCGCCGAACATTGATAGTGCCCGACCGGAACACCCTCATCGCGACAGGAATGCCGGTGGGACGACCGATGCCGCCCCGGCAAAACGCAAGCTGGTGCTGTTCGCCGACGGTACGGGCAATGCATTCACGACCCAGGAATCCAGCGTCTGGCGTCTCTATGAGGCGCTCGACCACACCCAGCCGGACCAGATCTCCCACTACATCAAGGGCGTGGGCACCGCCGGCTGGGCGCCGCTCGCAGCCCTCGACGGCGCCACCGGTTTCGGCGTGCCCTCCAACGTCCGCAAGCTCTACCGCTTCCTGTGCTGGAATTGGCGTCCCGGCGACGAGATCTACATCTTCGGCTTCAGCCGCGGCGCCTTCACCGCGCGCACGCTGGCGTCCATGATCGCGAGCCAGGGCCTCGTGCCCGCGGAGATCAAGGGCATCCCCGTGTCGCACGAGGAGATGGAGCGCAACGCGATGGCCGCGTGGCGGGAATACCGCCGCGACACGGTGCCGTGGAAAAAGAGCCTGCCGACGATCTGGATCACGCGCCTGATCCGCGATGCGCTGCTCTATCTCTATCATTCGATCTGCGGGCACCGCTCCTATGCCGACGTCCGCGCGGCGATGTACGGTCGCGAGGACATCGACATCGAATTCCTCGGGCTGTTCGACACGGTCGAGGCCTTCGGCGTTCCGGTCGAGGAACTGCGCGTCGCGATCGACTGGGCGATCTGGCCGATCTCGTTCCGCAATCACCGACCCTCGCGCAAGGTGAAGCACATCTGTCATGCACTGGCGCTGGACGACGAGCGGACCACATTCCATCCGTTGCGGATCGACCAGAGCCATCTGGCGGCCGGCCAGACGGTCGAGGAGGTGTGGTTCGCCGGCGTCCATTCCGACGTCGGCGGTGGCTATCCGGAATCCACGCTGTCGTTCGTGCCGCTGGTCTGGATGGCTGATCGGCTCAGCGGCAGGCTCCGGTTTCAGCACGGCGAGATCGAGCACTTCGAGGATTATCAATCGGCGATCGGACCGATGCACGATTCGCGCAGCGGCGCCGCGGTGCTCTACCGCTATGGGCCGCGCCCGGTTCTCGCCGGCGAGGTCAATGGCGGGCTGCCGGTCGTGCACTTCGCCGTCATCGAACGCATGCTGTTCGGCTGCGACGCCTATGCGCCGATCATGCTTCCGGCGGACTCACTCGTGCTGATGCCTGATGGCCGCAAGCTGAACCTGATGGCGGACGCCACGCGCGAGGACATGAAGCAGGCCTATCTCGCGAAGGCCCAGGGTCCGCGGCGCGAGACGGAGGCCGAAGCCTTCACGCTGATGAACGTGCCCAGCCCCGAAATGGCGAGGCTCACGCGCGACACCGTGTGGTGGCGGCGCGTCGCCTATTTCTCGCTGCTGTTCATGGTCGGCGTGATCGCTGTCTGGCCGTGGGCGGCGCGCAGTCTGATCGTGGTGTCGAAGGACCATGGCCTGCAAGGTACCCTCTTTCTACGCATCGCCGCCACCATCGACTGGCTCGTCGGCGGCGTCCTTGGTCCGCTCGCCAATCTGGTCAGGAACGTGCTGCCATCCTATGCCGCACCGTGGCTGGACATCGCGCTGTACTACCCGTTCGCCACCTCGCTCGTCCTGATCCTCACCTATGTGATCTGGCGCAGGAACACGGTGCTGCGCGACGCCATCCAGGAGCGTGCGCGGCTGGCCTGGAGCGAGCCACGCCGCATGGCAAGCCGGCAGCAGCACGTCGACGATCCGGGTCTGTTGCTGGGCTTTGCCCGATGGATGCGGCTGAATGCCGGGCCGGCCCGCTGGCTGTTCGCCAGGCTCGTGCTGCCCGCGATCTTCCTGTTCATCATTTTTTACTCTGCGCTGCTCATCGGATCGACCAGCGTGTTCACGGCCCGCACCGCGACCGGAAATATTTGTGCAGCGTCCGGACGTGACCCAGGAAAGCCGGTGTCCGACGAGCCGACCGATGCGCGCGGCCGGTTCGCAACGAGCGAATTCTGCTGGTGGAGCGGCCTTGCGGTCGAGAAGGGGCGCAAATATCGCGTCTGGATTCAGATCGAAGATCCCTGGTTCGACCGCACCATCATGAGCGGGACAAACGGCTTCAAGACCTATTTCGTGCGTCATTACCTCGCCTTGCCGACCCTCCGTCTGTTCGGCGCCGACTGGTTCCAGCCCGTCGTTCGCATCGGCGCGAAGGGAATGAGCGATATCCCGCTTGAGGCCGTCAACGTCATGCCGGCCGACGAATTGCCACGACGCATGAATCCGACCGTTCCAGCTGAGGACGATGCCGACAAGAGCAAGGGCCGATATCCGATCCGGCTCGACGATACCGAGGAATACAAGGCGCTTCCGAACGACAATCCGCTCAAGCTCGCGGTGGGCAAGCTCGCCGATTTCGAGCCGGTGCCGAAAGACCCTGCGGCGCGCACGATCTGGGAGGGGCAGCATCTGTCGGGACGGCTAGTCGCGGAATTCGTTGCGCCTGACGCCGGCGATCTGTTCTTCTACGTCAACGACGCCGTCCAGATTTATCCGACTCTGCTGCCGGCCGGATTGCGCCCGGCGAAGCTCGACGCAATCCAGGGGCCATACGATCAATTCTACAAGAACAATGCCGGTACCGCGCGAATCGTCGTGCAGCGACTGCCAGGGCCGCCCACGCCAACCGATGAACCAGCTCTGGCGAAGCAGTAG
- a CDS encoding response regulator transcription factor, which translates to MGEQGETGEAITILLVEDDAPTCWRLQDALLKAGYEVRSAGTLAEARSALAAAAPRVLLTDLRLPDGHGVELIREIRQRFPDTEIMVISALGDEESVISAITVGATGYLLKDAFPTDIATTVRDLVAGHSPISASIARFIVRRTQGVAQSSAEPSRGPVLNTAKLTPREIDILWGIAKGFSYAEIASHLGLSRQTVPGHIKNIYRKLEVHTRSEAVFEAVQQGLIKL; encoded by the coding sequence ATGGGCGAACAGGGCGAGACGGGTGAAGCGATCACCATCCTCCTCGTCGAGGACGACGCGCCGACCTGCTGGCGGCTGCAGGACGCGCTGCTCAAGGCCGGCTACGAGGTGCGCAGCGCCGGCACGCTGGCGGAGGCCCGCTCCGCGCTGGCCGCGGCGGCACCGCGCGTGCTGCTCACAGATCTCAGGCTTCCCGACGGCCATGGCGTCGAGCTGATCCGCGAGATCCGGCAGCGCTTTCCCGACACCGAGATCATGGTGATCTCGGCGCTCGGCGACGAGGAGAGCGTGATCTCGGCGATCACGGTCGGCGCCACCGGCTACCTGCTCAAGGACGCCTTCCCCACCGACATCGCCACCACCGTGCGCGATCTGGTCGCCGGCCATTCCCCGATCTCGGCCTCGATCGCCCGTTTCATCGTGCGCCGGACGCAAGGCGTCGCGCAAAGCTCGGCCGAGCCGTCGCGGGGGCCCGTGCTCAACACGGCAAAGCTGACGCCGCGCGAGATCGACATCCTCTGGGGCATCGCGAAAGGGTTCAGCTACGCCGAGATCGCGAGCCATCTCGGCCTGTCCAGGCAGACCGTGCCCGGGCACATCAAGAACATCTATCGCAAGCTCGAGGTGCACACGCGCAGTGAAGCGGTGTTCGAGGCGGTGCAGCAGGGCCTGATCAAGCTGTGA